The Drosophila teissieri strain GT53w chromosome X, Prin_Dtei_1.1, whole genome shotgun sequence genome has a segment encoding these proteins:
- the LOC122625175 gene encoding ras GTPase-activating protein raskol isoform X1 encodes MLQAASSTTTAAVGNTADTGNSENPIIATPEEKSQRRRSTFYVPLVIEDDEEHPKKDTPTDHLVQKSSSNTSLSSNSNSLTNSETKSSTKSSYSLRKSSSVKSGVAKVSALFERKTPSKMSPPCGFNWSISGSEHTAQYSDTDEDEENSTEARHREQLLKSLPTGNNNATTSASPSKLKRYGIVLNVISLNGSDNEQSSMGSNGGSTMSTIMTIMPNNSQIANIPNTAAPRTHFNEENDIVLATPPPPKQQALSAAHESNDYDDDSEISRMQTNTSTPIKLMKSRSRTNILAVPLPSVERGLATNNNGNNNGNGNTSTTTNTSTTTTTTTTLITLRAKSKTLPQNLSPSVVLREAAALDELEKKREKYQEKQEKREKLQEKQRQLFGGSTASQIASSSPYKLQNSCSATSILTHSFPPKNLFLLKSTPKLTTDVAAATPPNTSAICSPPKKSLSFIRRAHSTKVARSNSLLKPNQAGLLGSGSGSNGGLGVHQGVMQGALSTSCAGDNSSNNGSWGKHFYQPYDVVPLSLDELNCYFQADQCEKLICERFKIRDLAIHMASASASASATGADLSVTTEHETTTTAEDDAGHHSDTSYEKACRRGSAPTTPILGSKQHQTEHNATSRFTNFFSKKSNPLKRTKSVTKLERTKRGSGGLRGSRSHESLLSSHAVMSTIDLSCTGAVGVAPVHQSVLGRRHCFQVRGGPRGERYYSCGSRQERDLWIYSLRKSIAPNAEHTRRTDNSLKMWVYEAKNLPPKKRYFCELQLDKTLYGRTSVKLQTDLLFWGEHFDFPDIPEINVITVNVFREVDKKKKRDKYQFVGSVKIPVHDVTSRLPCEQWYPILSDKAGDSLGRTSGGGGSGSKDKEQLPTLRIKCRFQSTDILPINVYANFLAYLKENYKRVCETLEPVIGVKAKEDIGQALVLLMHAQGLAGAFLTDVVALDLLRVGDQRLTFRGNSLATKSMEAFLKLTGEQYLQDTLSAPINELIQSERDCEVDPTKTSGSSAGSLQRQQAALRGAVRGAWQCIFESHKHFPAQLRNCFATFRERLQQLGRQDMADNLISASIFLRFLCPAILSPSLFNITSELPSARATRNLTLVAKTLQTLANFTRFQGKENFMEFLNDFLEQEAARMQQFLEIISTRPEHPAPDSILDWAGYIDQGKQLSILHSLLSESLAKLPEARQHELDPLQHILDEISRAKEHGMGTALPGGYLPATSSTHSIASENQENRNPGSSGSHVGSNSEQLLPQQSQLAQPQHAIVSKPLSAERGIMRGVLTPNSLEKNIFRYNDPTVNGLLQQQQQQQQQQQQQQPQHQQLQQHGHQPQPHHQHPLQLLSNSQTSIAGNQYMSSPGGLQHAQSQTSMASSSLNGSSSNLLHGHQQHAHHPQQLHPHHCPPAPQTSASSTMERMDRMNYPYMAHNGNDYEAGTPSSTRSRTLPRNGNPNANGNVGSSSSNNNQSGSYDDMHGEFQIQISGFDTSSAFVCKSPTPMMKSSLGPAGAGRSHHKLNLGIPDHSGGYVRGNNLNPNSNMPKNLEDLDDLFKYAEEHDVAEPANHHHHSQGQQNHQGHLKPAAVPGKEQLSAKSSHCSSGYQSISTNPSPSQSSSPVESQLKAAMGSHNAPLAFKNPSYQLQPQTGSSRSSAQSNPHQQQQQQQQQQQQFGSRLKPIGGGLVAARAAFLNSGGALEAATLTPSSSDEQLSADNYFSYAAAAAAGAGIVTKLEAQRSLSGGSSSSTSASASTSNLGKSGGSSAYGRLNGPLKREDVYGSGYGGSSGNVGYGLSTSSAAGHHQHPHQQQQQQNSMQQQQRERDQELKQYAGSVAGSVGSATSAAQRRLSLDSARTLSDSSTDTEGHCNQLQEGKRRRQLRSSGGSGGGGAGSEQGLGKSYDQNGEIQLLQQTLDTLCHTLDRDEAELRDSSDELFGLQRPAGSNGANNLSMQSESTMRSIIDSFFQSSCRLITMEEELRREQLKMSLALSHKQRVIEEQGQQIAALDAANSRLLSALTALRQRYETQQQQQQQHQAPPKTQKPQ; translated from the exons atgttgcagGCCGCCAgcagcacaacaacagcagcagtgggaAATACAGCAGACACAGGAAACAGTGAAAACCCGATAATAGCGACGCCCGAGGAGAAATCCCAAAGACGACGCTCCACATTCTATGTACCATTGGTAATCGAAGACGACGAGGAGCACCCCAAAAAGGATACGCCCACCGATCATCTGGTGCAAAAGTCCTCGAGCAACACCAGCCTAAGTAGCAATAGTAATTCCCTAACGAATTCCGAAACAAAATCATCGACGAAAAGCAGCTACAGTCTGCGCAAATCGAGTTCGGTGAAAAGCGGCGTGGCCAAGGTGAGTGCTCTATTCGAGCGGAAAACTCCATCGAAAATGTCGCCACCTTGCGGCTTCAATTGGAGCATCAGTGGCAGCGAGCATACCGCCCAGTACTCCGACAccgatgaggatgaggagaaCTCCACGGAGGCCCGTCATCGCGAACAGCTGCTCAAGTCCCTGCCCACCGGCAATAATAACGCCACCACCAGCGCATCCCCATCGAAACTGAAACGATATGGCATCGTACTGAACGTCATCAGTTTGAATGGCAGCGACAACGAGCAGTCCTCGATGGGTAGTAATGGTGGTAGTACCATGTCCACCATCATGACCATCATGCCAAACAACAGCCAGATAGCAAACATACCAAATACGGCTGCGCCCAGGACTCACTTCAATGAGGAGAACGACATTgtcctggccacgcccccgccgccCAAACAGCAGGCACTGTCCGCCGCCCACGAGTCGAACGACTACGACGATGACTCAGAGATAAGTCGCATGCAGACGAACACCTCGACGCCCATAAAGCTAATGAAATCGCGATCGCGAACCAATATACTGGCCGTACCGCTGCCGTCGGTGGAGCGCGGTTTGGCCACAAACAATAATGGTAACaataatggtaatggtaatacTAGTACTACTACCAatacatcaacaacaacaacaacaacgacgacgcTGATTACGCTTCGTGCCAAATCGAAGACCCTGCCGCAAAATCTATCGCCTTCAGTTGTTTTACGCGAGGCAGCCGCACTGGATGAGCTCGAGAAGAAGCGGGAAAAGTACCAGGAGaagcaggaaaagcgggaaaagctgcAGGAGAAGCAGCGTCAGCTGTTCGGCGGCAGCACGGCCAGTCAGATAGCGAGCTCATCGCCCTACAAGCTGCAGAACAGCTGTTCGGCCACCTCGATACTCACGCACAGTTTCCCACCGAAGAACCTCTTTCTACTCAAGTCCACGCCCAAACTGACAACGGATGTAGccgcggccacgccccccaatACCTCGGCGATCTGTTCGCCGCCCAAGAAATCGCTGAGCTTCATCCGACGTGCCCACTCCACGAAGGTGGCACGCAGCAATTCGCTGCTCAAACCAAATCAGGCCGGCCTTCTGGGATCGGGAAGTGGATCCAACGGAGGACTCGGTGTCCATCAGGGCGTCATGCAGGGAGCATTGTCCACCAGCTGTGCTGGCGACAACTCCAGCAACAATGGCAGTTGGGGCAAACACTTCTATCAGCCCTACGATGTGGTTCCCTTGAGTCTGGACGAGCTGAACTGCTATTTCCAGGCGGATCAGTGCGAGAAACTGATCTGCGAACGTTTCAAGATCAGGGATCTGGCCATACACATGgcatccgcatctgcatcCGCCTCCGCAACTGGAGCGGATCTCTCTGTGACCACAGAGCATgagacaacgacaacggcgGAGGACGATGCGGGACATCATTCTG ATACGTCCTATGAGAAGGCGTGCCGCCGTGGATCAGCGCCCACCACGCCCATTTTGGGCAGCAAACAGCACCAGACGGAGCACAATGCCACCTCCCGTTTCACCAACTTCTTTTCCAAAAA ATCCAATCCCCTGAAGCGGACCAAGTCGGTGACCAAGCTGGAGCGGACCAAGCGCGGATCCGGCGGACTGAGGGGCTCCCGCTCGCACGAGAGTCTGCTGTCCAGTCACGCCGTCATGTCCACCATAG ATCTCTCCTGCActggggcggtgggcgtggcgcccGTGCACCAGTCGGTCCTGGGACGTCGCCACTGCTTTCAGGTACGGGGCGGGCCTCGTGGCGAGCGGTACTACTCGTGCGGATCGCGCCAGGAGCGTGACCTTTGGATCTACTCGCTGCGCAAGTCGATCGCTCCAAATGCGGAGCACACGCGTCGCACGGACAACTCACTGAAGATGTGGGTGTACGAGGCGAAGAATCTGCCGCCCAAGAAGCGATACTTTTGCGAACTGCAACTGGACAAGACGCTGTACGGCCGGACTTCGGTGAAGCTGCAGACGGATCTGCTGTTTTGGGGGGAGCACTTTGATTTTCCCGACATACCCGAGATTAATGTGATCACTGTCAACGTGTTCCGTGAGGTggacaagaagaagaagcgggACAAGTACCAGTTCGTGGGATCGGTGAAGATACCCGTGCACGATGTCACCTCCAGATTGCCCTGCGAGCAATGGTATCCCATACTGAGCGACAAGGCGGGCGACAGTCTGGGCAGGACCtcgggcggcggcggcagtggGTCCAAGGACAAGGAGCAGTTGCCCACGCTGCGGATCAAGTGCCGCTTCCAGAGCACCGACATCCTGCCCATCAATGTGTACGCCAACTTTTTGGCCTACCTCAAGGAGAACTACAAGCGCGTGTGCGAGACCCTGGAGCCGGTGATCGGCGTCAAGGCCAAGGAGGACATTGGACAGGcactggtgctgctgatgcacGCACAGGGATTGGCCGGTGCCTTTCTCACCGATGTGGTGGCCCTCGATCTGCTGCGAGTGGGCGATCAGAGACTAACGTTCAGGGGCAACTCGTTGGCCACCAAGAGCATGGAGGCATTCCTCAAGCTGACGGGCGAGCAGTATCTGCAGGACACACTATCCGCGCCCATCAACGAGCTGATACAGTCGGAGAGGGACTGCGAGGTCGATCCCACCAAGACGAGCGGTTCGTCGGCGGGCTCGCTGCAGCGACAACAGGCCGCATTGCGTGGCGCCGTccgaggggcgtggcagtgcaTCTTCGAGTCGCACAAGCATTTCCCCGCCCAGCTGCGCAATTGCTTTGCCACGTTCCGGGAGCGCTTGCAGCAGTTGGGCCGTCAGGATATGGCCGACAACCTGATCTCGGCGAGCATTTTCCTGCGCTTCCTGTGCCCGGCCATCCTGTCGCCGTCGCTCTTCAACATCACCAGCGAACTGCCGTCGGCACGGGCCACCCGCAACCTCACACTGGTGGCCAAGACGCTGCAAACGCTGGCGAACTTCACCCGCTTCCAGGGCAAGGAGAACTTCATGGAGTTCCTCAACGATTTTCTCGAACAGGAGGCCGCTCGCATGCAACAGTTTCTGGAGATCATATCCACGCGGCCGGAGCATCCAGCTCCGGACTCGATCCTCGATTGGGCTGGGTACATTGACCAGGGCAAACAGTTGTCCATACTACACAGCCTGCTCAGCGAGAGCCTGGCCAAGCTGCCGGAGGCCAGGCAGCACGAGCTGGATCCGTTGCAGCACATTCTGGACGAGATCAGCCGAGCCAAAGAGCACGGCATGGGCACAGCACTGCCGGGCGGCTATTTGCCGGCCACCTCCTCCACGCACTCGATAGCCAGCGAGAATCAGGAGAATCGCAATCCGGGCTCCTCGGGCTCGCACGTCGGCTCCAACTCGGAGCAGTTACTGCCACAACAAAGCCAGTTGGCCCAGCCGCAGCATGCGATTGTCAGCAAACCATTGTCTGCGGAGCGCGGCATCATGCGAGGTGTACTTACGCCCAATTCTCTGGAGAAGAATATCTTTAGATACAATGATCCCACGGTCAATGgcttgttgcagcagcagcagcagcagcaacaacaacagcagcagcagcaaccacagcatcagcagctgcaacagcatgGCCACCAGCCACAGCCGCACCACCAGCATCCCCTCCAGCTGCTCTCGAATTCACAAACCTCCATTGCCGGCAACCAATATATGAGTTCGCCTGGAGGCCTGCAGCATGCCCAATCGCAGACCTCGATGGCGTCCTCATCGctcaatggcagcagcagcaatctgCTGCATGGCCACCAGCAGCATGCCCATCACCCGCAGCAACTGCATCCACATCACTGCCCGCCGGCGCCACAGACCAGTGCATCCAGCACAATGGAGCGCATGGACCGGATGAACTATCCGTATATGGCGCACAATGGCAATGACTACGAGGCCGGCACGCCATCGAGCACTCGCTCCAGGACACTGCCACGGAATGGTAATCCCAATGCCAATGGCAAcgtgggcagcagcagcagcaacaataaccaGAGCGGCAGCTACGATGACATGCACGGGGAATTCCAAATCCAGATCTCCGGGTTCGATACGAGCAGTGCTTTTGTCTGCAAGTCGCCCACGCCCATGATGAAATCCAGTTTGGGACCAGCGGGTGCCGGACGAAGCCACCACAAACTGAACTTGGGAATACCCGATCATTCAGGTGGCTATGTGCGGGGTAACAATCTGAATCCCAACTCGAATATGCCCAAGAACTTGGAGGATCTGGACGATCTGTTCAAGTACGCCGAGGAGCACGACGTGGCGGAACCAGCGAACCATCACCATCACAGCCAAGGTCAGCAGAACCACCAGGGTCACCTGAAGCCCGCCGCCGTTCCCGGCAAGGAGCAGCTGTCGGCGAAAAGCAGTCACTGCAGCTCTGGCTACCAGAGCATCTCCACGAATCCCTCGCCCTCGCAGTCCTCCAGTCCCGTGGAGAGCCAGCTGAAGGCCGCGATGGGCAGTCACAATGCGCCGCTGGCCTTCAAGAATCCCTCCTATCAGCTCCAGCCCCAAACTGGCTCGTCCAGATCATCGGCTCAAAGTAATccccaccaacagcagcagcagcagcagcaacagcaacagcagtttGGCAGCCGTTTGAAGCCCATTGGTGGTGGACTGGTGGCCGCTAGGGCGGCTTTCCTCAACAGTGGCGGAGCCTTGGAGGCGGCCACTTTGACGCCCAGCTCCTCGGACGAACAGCTCTCGGCGGATAATTACTTCAGTTatgcagcggcggcagctgctggAGCGGGCATTGTCACCAAATTGGAGGCTCAGCGCTCGctcagcggcggcagcagctccTCGACCTCAGCATCTGCGTCCACCTCGAATCTGGGCAAGAGCGGCGGCTCATCCGCCTACGGGCGGCTGAATGGGCCGCTTAAGCGCGAGGATGTCTACGGCAGCGGCTACGGCGGCAGCAGTGGAAATGTGGGCTATGGCTTGTCCACTTCCAGTGCCGCGGGACACCATCAACAtccccaccagcagcagcagcagcagaattcgatgcagcaacagcagaggGAACGGGATCAGGAACTGAAGCAGTATGCCGGCAGTGTGGCGGGCAGCGTGGGCTCGGCCACATCAGCGGCTCAGAGGCGCCTGAGCTTGGACTCGGCGCGCACGCTCTCCGACAGCAGCACAGATACAGAGG GACACTGCAACCAGTTGCAGGAGGGCAAGCGACGCAGGCAGTTGCgcagcagcggtggcagcggcggaggaggtgccGGTTCAGAACAGGGACTGGGCAAGAGCTATGACCAGAACGGAGAGATCCAGCTGCTGCAACAGACGCTGGACACGCTCTGCCACACGCTGGACCGGGATGAGGCCGAGCTTCGCGACTCCAGCGACGAGCTGTTCGGCCTGCAGCGTCCAGCGGGCAGCAATGGAGCGAACAATCTGAGCATGCAGTCGGAGTCCACTATGCGCAGCATCATCGACAG TTTCTTTCAATCCTCCTGCAGACTCATCACcatggaggaggagctgcgtcGCGAGCAGCTGAAGATGTCGCTGGCGCTGTCGCACAAGCAGCGCGTGATCGAGGAGCAGGGCCAGCAGATCGCGGCACTGGATGCGGCCAACAGCCGGCTGCTGAGTGCCCTGACCGCCCTGCGCCAGCGGTACGAgacccagcagcaacagcaacagcagcaccaagCACCACCAAAGACCCAGAAGCCACAGTGA
- the LOC122625175 gene encoding ras GTPase-activating protein raskol isoform X8 — MGRRTYLSRSSAISYPSRIEGWLDVCETEGELTRVIKTLPWGPLYCVLQQDDQTFTAYCSEEISLGDVCYEDIPRVRLDRVRRPAKALWDGPPTLAEENEDSDSCVGGSSGMSGINDIVLNTTLYSELDTSYEKACRRGSAPTTPILGSKQHQTEHNATSRFTNFFSKKSNPLKRTKSVTKLERTKRGSGGLRGSRSHESLLSSHAVMSTIDLSCTGAVGVAPVHQSVLGRRHCFQVRGGPRGERYYSCGSRQERDLWIYSLRKSIAPNAEHTRRTDNSLKMWVYEAKNLPPKKRYFCELQLDKTLYGRTSVKLQTDLLFWGEHFDFPDIPEINVITVNVFREVDKKKKRDKYQFVGSVKIPVHDVTSRLPCEQWYPILSDKAGDSLGRTSGGGGSGSKDKEQLPTLRIKCRFQSTDILPINVYANFLAYLKENYKRVCETLEPVIGVKAKEDIGQALVLLMHAQGLAGAFLTDVVALDLLRVGDQRLTFRGNSLATKSMEAFLKLTGEQYLQDTLSAPINELIQSERDCEVDPTKTSGSSAGSLQRQQAALRGAVRGAWQCIFESHKHFPAQLRNCFATFRERLQQLGRQDMADNLISASIFLRFLCPAILSPSLFNITSELPSARATRNLTLVAKTLQTLANFTRFQGKENFMEFLNDFLEQEAARMQQFLEIISTRPEHPAPDSILDWAGYIDQGKQLSILHSLLSESLAKLPEARQHELDPLQHILDEISRAKEHGMGTALPGGYLPATSSTHSIASENQENRNPGSSGSHVGSNSEQLLPQQSQLAQPQHAIVSKPLSAERGIMRGVLTPNSLEKNIFRYNDPTVNGLLQQQQQQQQQQQQQQPQHQQLQQHGHQPQPHHQHPLQLLSNSQTSIAGNQYMSSPGGLQHAQSQTSMASSSLNGSSSNLLHGHQQHAHHPQQLHPHHCPPAPQTSASSTMERMDRMNYPYMAHNGNDYEAGTPSSTRSRTLPRNGNPNANGNVGSSSSNNNQSGSYDDMHGEFQIQISGFDTSSAFVCKSPTPMMKSSLGPAGAGRSHHKLNLGIPDHSGGYVRGNNLNPNSNMPKNLEDLDDLFKYAEEHDVAEPANHHHHSQGQQNHQGHLKPAAVPGKEQLSAKSSHCSSGYQSISTNPSPSQSSSPVESQLKAAMGSHNAPLAFKNPSYQLQPQTGSSRSSAQSNPHQQQQQQQQQQQQFGSRLKPIGGGLVAARAAFLNSGGALEAATLTPSSSDEQLSADNYFSYAAAAAAGAGIVTKLEAQRSLSGGSSSSTSASASTSNLGKSGGSSAYGRLNGPLKREDVYGSGYGGSSGNVGYGLSTSSAAGHHQHPHQQQQQQNSMQQQQRERDQELKQYAGSVAGSVGSATSAAQRRLSLDSARTLSDSSTDTEGHCNQLQEGKRRRQLRSSGGSGGGGAGSEQGLGKSYDQNGEIQLLQQTLDTLCHTLDRDEAELRDSSDELFGLQRPAGSNGANNLSMQSESTMRSIIDRLITMEEELRREQLKMSLALSHKQRVIEEQGQQIAALDAANSRLLSALTALRQRYETQQQQQQQHQAPPKTQKPQ; from the exons ATACGTCCTATGAGAAGGCGTGCCGCCGTGGATCAGCGCCCACCACGCCCATTTTGGGCAGCAAACAGCACCAGACGGAGCACAATGCCACCTCCCGTTTCACCAACTTCTTTTCCAAAAA ATCCAATCCCCTGAAGCGGACCAAGTCGGTGACCAAGCTGGAGCGGACCAAGCGCGGATCCGGCGGACTGAGGGGCTCCCGCTCGCACGAGAGTCTGCTGTCCAGTCACGCCGTCATGTCCACCATAG ATCTCTCCTGCActggggcggtgggcgtggcgcccGTGCACCAGTCGGTCCTGGGACGTCGCCACTGCTTTCAGGTACGGGGCGGGCCTCGTGGCGAGCGGTACTACTCGTGCGGATCGCGCCAGGAGCGTGACCTTTGGATCTACTCGCTGCGCAAGTCGATCGCTCCAAATGCGGAGCACACGCGTCGCACGGACAACTCACTGAAGATGTGGGTGTACGAGGCGAAGAATCTGCCGCCCAAGAAGCGATACTTTTGCGAACTGCAACTGGACAAGACGCTGTACGGCCGGACTTCGGTGAAGCTGCAGACGGATCTGCTGTTTTGGGGGGAGCACTTTGATTTTCCCGACATACCCGAGATTAATGTGATCACTGTCAACGTGTTCCGTGAGGTggacaagaagaagaagcgggACAAGTACCAGTTCGTGGGATCGGTGAAGATACCCGTGCACGATGTCACCTCCAGATTGCCCTGCGAGCAATGGTATCCCATACTGAGCGACAAGGCGGGCGACAGTCTGGGCAGGACCtcgggcggcggcggcagtggGTCCAAGGACAAGGAGCAGTTGCCCACGCTGCGGATCAAGTGCCGCTTCCAGAGCACCGACATCCTGCCCATCAATGTGTACGCCAACTTTTTGGCCTACCTCAAGGAGAACTACAAGCGCGTGTGCGAGACCCTGGAGCCGGTGATCGGCGTCAAGGCCAAGGAGGACATTGGACAGGcactggtgctgctgatgcacGCACAGGGATTGGCCGGTGCCTTTCTCACCGATGTGGTGGCCCTCGATCTGCTGCGAGTGGGCGATCAGAGACTAACGTTCAGGGGCAACTCGTTGGCCACCAAGAGCATGGAGGCATTCCTCAAGCTGACGGGCGAGCAGTATCTGCAGGACACACTATCCGCGCCCATCAACGAGCTGATACAGTCGGAGAGGGACTGCGAGGTCGATCCCACCAAGACGAGCGGTTCGTCGGCGGGCTCGCTGCAGCGACAACAGGCCGCATTGCGTGGCGCCGTccgaggggcgtggcagtgcaTCTTCGAGTCGCACAAGCATTTCCCCGCCCAGCTGCGCAATTGCTTTGCCACGTTCCGGGAGCGCTTGCAGCAGTTGGGCCGTCAGGATATGGCCGACAACCTGATCTCGGCGAGCATTTTCCTGCGCTTCCTGTGCCCGGCCATCCTGTCGCCGTCGCTCTTCAACATCACCAGCGAACTGCCGTCGGCACGGGCCACCCGCAACCTCACACTGGTGGCCAAGACGCTGCAAACGCTGGCGAACTTCACCCGCTTCCAGGGCAAGGAGAACTTCATGGAGTTCCTCAACGATTTTCTCGAACAGGAGGCCGCTCGCATGCAACAGTTTCTGGAGATCATATCCACGCGGCCGGAGCATCCAGCTCCGGACTCGATCCTCGATTGGGCTGGGTACATTGACCAGGGCAAACAGTTGTCCATACTACACAGCCTGCTCAGCGAGAGCCTGGCCAAGCTGCCGGAGGCCAGGCAGCACGAGCTGGATCCGTTGCAGCACATTCTGGACGAGATCAGCCGAGCCAAAGAGCACGGCATGGGCACAGCACTGCCGGGCGGCTATTTGCCGGCCACCTCCTCCACGCACTCGATAGCCAGCGAGAATCAGGAGAATCGCAATCCGGGCTCCTCGGGCTCGCACGTCGGCTCCAACTCGGAGCAGTTACTGCCACAACAAAGCCAGTTGGCCCAGCCGCAGCATGCGATTGTCAGCAAACCATTGTCTGCGGAGCGCGGCATCATGCGAGGTGTACTTACGCCCAATTCTCTGGAGAAGAATATCTTTAGATACAATGATCCCACGGTCAATGgcttgttgcagcagcagcagcagcagcaacaacaacagcagcagcagcaaccacagcatcagcagctgcaacagcatgGCCACCAGCCACAGCCGCACCACCAGCATCCCCTCCAGCTGCTCTCGAATTCACAAACCTCCATTGCCGGCAACCAATATATGAGTTCGCCTGGAGGCCTGCAGCATGCCCAATCGCAGACCTCGATGGCGTCCTCATCGctcaatggcagcagcagcaatctgCTGCATGGCCACCAGCAGCATGCCCATCACCCGCAGCAACTGCATCCACATCACTGCCCGCCGGCGCCACAGACCAGTGCATCCAGCACAATGGAGCGCATGGACCGGATGAACTATCCGTATATGGCGCACAATGGCAATGACTACGAGGCCGGCACGCCATCGAGCACTCGCTCCAGGACACTGCCACGGAATGGTAATCCCAATGCCAATGGCAAcgtgggcagcagcagcagcaacaataaccaGAGCGGCAGCTACGATGACATGCACGGGGAATTCCAAATCCAGATCTCCGGGTTCGATACGAGCAGTGCTTTTGTCTGCAAGTCGCCCACGCCCATGATGAAATCCAGTTTGGGACCAGCGGGTGCCGGACGAAGCCACCACAAACTGAACTTGGGAATACCCGATCATTCAGGTGGCTATGTGCGGGGTAACAATCTGAATCCCAACTCGAATATGCCCAAGAACTTGGAGGATCTGGACGATCTGTTCAAGTACGCCGAGGAGCACGACGTGGCGGAACCAGCGAACCATCACCATCACAGCCAAGGTCAGCAGAACCACCAGGGTCACCTGAAGCCCGCCGCCGTTCCCGGCAAGGAGCAGCTGTCGGCGAAAAGCAGTCACTGCAGCTCTGGCTACCAGAGCATCTCCACGAATCCCTCGCCCTCGCAGTCCTCCAGTCCCGTGGAGAGCCAGCTGAAGGCCGCGATGGGCAGTCACAATGCGCCGCTGGCCTTCAAGAATCCCTCCTATCAGCTCCAGCCCCAAACTGGCTCGTCCAGATCATCGGCTCAAAGTAATccccaccaacagcagcagcagcagcagcaacagcaacagcagtttGGCAGCCGTTTGAAGCCCATTGGTGGTGGACTGGTGGCCGCTAGGGCGGCTTTCCTCAACAGTGGCGGAGCCTTGGAGGCGGCCACTTTGACGCCCAGCTCCTCGGACGAACAGCTCTCGGCGGATAATTACTTCAGTTatgcagcggcggcagctgctggAGCGGGCATTGTCACCAAATTGGAGGCTCAGCGCTCGctcagcggcggcagcagctccTCGACCTCAGCATCTGCGTCCACCTCGAATCTGGGCAAGAGCGGCGGCTCATCCGCCTACGGGCGGCTGAATGGGCCGCTTAAGCGCGAGGATGTCTACGGCAGCGGCTACGGCGGCAGCAGTGGAAATGTGGGCTATGGCTTGTCCACTTCCAGTGCCGCGGGACACCATCAACAtccccaccagcagcagcagcagcagaattcgatgcagcaacagcagaggGAACGGGATCAGGAACTGAAGCAGTATGCCGGCAGTGTGGCGGGCAGCGTGGGCTCGGCCACATCAGCGGCTCAGAGGCGCCTGAGCTTGGACTCGGCGCGCACGCTCTCCGACAGCAGCACAGATACAGAGG GACACTGCAACCAGTTGCAGGAGGGCAAGCGACGCAGGCAGTTGCgcagcagcggtggcagcggcggaggaggtgccGGTTCAGAACAGGGACTGGGCAAGAGCTATGACCAGAACGGAGAGATCCAGCTGCTGCAACAGACGCTGGACACGCTCTGCCACACGCTGGACCGGGATGAGGCCGAGCTTCGCGACTCCAGCGACGAGCTGTTCGGCCTGCAGCGTCCAGCGGGCAGCAATGGAGCGAACAATCTGAGCATGCAGTCGGAGTCCACTATGCGCAGCATCATCGACAG ACTCATCACcatggaggaggagctgcgtcGCGAGCAGCTGAAGATGTCGCTGGCGCTGTCGCACAAGCAGCGCGTGATCGAGGAGCAGGGCCAGCAGATCGCGGCACTGGATGCGGCCAACAGCCGGCTGCTGAGTGCCCTGACCGCCCTGCGCCAGCGGTACGAgacccagcagcaacagcaacagcagcaccaagCACCACCAAAGACCCAGAAGCCACAGTGA